In the Pungitius pungitius chromosome 5, fPunPun2.1, whole genome shotgun sequence genome, one interval contains:
- the alkbh2 gene encoding DNA oxidative demethylase ALKBH2 yields the protein MRPATAMERFLNRPSCNNNTRCPQKRIKLQSDERTKPGEVDEEDEFSHPVPWQKIESEGLDCDYALLLSKDEADHMFKQLEEEVVYSKGEDATVQVFGKVHSIPRKQATYGDAGLTYTYSGVTRLACPWTPTLEYIRDAVTKTTGQTFNFVLVNRYKDGQDHMGEHRDDEKELDPLCPIASVSLGAARDFVFRHRDARGKRSHRRIEPVKLELAHGSLLLMNSPTNTFWYHSLPVRKKVSLPRINLTFRRILLDRKK from the exons ATGAGACCGGCTACTGCAATGGAAAGATTTCTGAATAGACCTTCTTGCAATAACAATACCAGATGTCCACAGAAGAGGATCAAACTACAGAGTGATGAGAGGACGAAGCCCGGCGAGGTTGATGAGGAAGACGAGTTCTCTCATCCTGTTCCCTGGCAGAAAATAGAGTCGGAGGGACTAGACTGTGACTatgctctgctgctctccaaAGATGAAGCAGACCACATGTTtaaacagctggaggaggaggtggtgtatTCAAAAG GGGAAGACGCAACGGTCCAGGTGTTCGGAAAGGTGCACAGTATACCAAGAAAGCAGGCCACATACGGCGATGCAGGTCTAACCTACACTTACTCTGGAGTGACACGTTTAGCCTGCCCCTGGACTCCAACATTGGAATATATCAGAGATGCCGTCACAAAAACAACAGGACAAACATTTAACTTTGTTCTGGTTAACAG GTACAAAGATGGGCAGGATCACATGGGTGAGCATCGTGATGATGAGAAGGAGCTGGACCCCCTCTGTCCCATCGCCTCGGTCTCTCTCGGAGCAGCACGAGACTTCGTCTTTCGGCACAGAGACGCTCGGGGAAAACGCAGCCACCGACGGATCGAACCCGTGAAGCTGGAGCTCGCTCACGGAAGCTTGTTACTCATGAACTCACCGACCAACACCTTCTGGTACCACAGCCTCCCTGT